A part of Micromonospora chersina genomic DNA contains:
- a CDS encoding class I SAM-dependent methyltransferase, translating to MTKDWYAWHTDYDQPDSALSRRLAEVRDRIAEALDGAPPGPLRTISLCAGQGRDLIPVLATHPRGHDVTARLVELDPRNAEVARRAVAEAGLTGVEVVVGDAALTDRYADLVPADLVVACGIFGNITDADIRATVRHCASLCATGGTVFWTRHRHEPDLVPAICDWFAEEGFAPVAVSSPADGVGVGVHRFTGPPRPLEPGAAMFAFIGYDRLTHP from the coding sequence GTGACGAAGGACTGGTACGCCTGGCACACCGACTACGACCAGCCGGACTCCGCCCTGTCCCGTCGGCTCGCCGAGGTGCGGGACCGCATCGCGGAGGCGCTGGACGGCGCGCCACCCGGGCCGCTGCGGACGATCAGCCTCTGCGCCGGCCAGGGGCGGGACCTGATCCCGGTGCTCGCCACCCACCCACGCGGCCACGACGTGACGGCGCGCCTGGTCGAGTTGGACCCGCGCAACGCCGAGGTGGCCCGGCGCGCCGTCGCCGAGGCCGGGCTGACCGGCGTGGAGGTGGTGGTGGGGGACGCCGCGCTGACCGACCGGTACGCCGATCTCGTGCCGGCGGACCTCGTCGTAGCCTGCGGGATCTTCGGCAACATCACCGACGCCGACATCCGCGCCACCGTGCGGCACTGTGCCTCGCTCTGTGCCACCGGCGGCACGGTCTTCTGGACCCGGCACCGCCACGAACCGGACCTGGTGCCCGCGATCTGTGACTGGTTCGCCGAGGAGGGCTTCGCGCCGGTCGCGGTGAGCAGCCCGGCCGACGGGGTGGGCGTGGGCGTGCACCGCTTCACCGGCCCGCCCCGCCCGCTGGAGCCGGGCGCGGCGATGTTCGCGTTCATCGGCTACGACCGCCTGACCCACCCCTGA
- a CDS encoding sulfite oxidase: MTTVDDVSGPSRVAGPDEAISAEELQLAARNHGIPLEALRYDVTPAGLHYLLIHYDIPDVDPAAHALTVGGAVDRPLRLDLAALRERPRVTHRVTLECAGNGRALLHPRPVSQPWLVEAVGNAEWTGTPLAPLLREAGLAADALDVVFTGADHGVERGVEQDYQRALPVADALREEVLLAYEMNGAPLLPQHGAPLRLIVPGWYGMAHVKWLRDIRVLTEPFDGYQNAVAYRLRQDADDPGVPVTRIEPRALVRPPGFPDFMSRKRVLRPGPCTVDGRAWSGHAPVTAVEVTFDGGTTWVPATLDEPTGGAWAWRRWQVSWRATPGRHVLGARAVDASGRTQPVEQPWNRGGFANNLVQRVEVVVLAE, encoded by the coding sequence ATGACCACTGTGGACGACGTCAGCGGGCCCTCCCGGGTCGCCGGGCCGGACGAGGCGATCAGCGCCGAGGAACTCCAGTTGGCCGCGCGCAACCACGGCATCCCGCTGGAGGCGCTGCGCTACGACGTGACCCCGGCGGGGCTGCACTACCTGCTCATCCACTACGACATCCCGGACGTCGACCCGGCGGCCCACGCGCTGACCGTGGGCGGGGCGGTCGACCGCCCGCTCCGCCTCGACCTGGCGGCGCTGCGGGAGCGGCCCCGGGTCACCCACCGGGTCACCCTGGAGTGCGCGGGGAACGGCCGGGCGCTGCTGCACCCTCGCCCGGTCAGCCAGCCGTGGCTGGTGGAGGCCGTGGGCAACGCCGAGTGGACCGGCACCCCGCTGGCCCCGCTGCTGCGCGAGGCCGGGTTGGCCGCCGACGCGCTGGACGTGGTGTTCACCGGCGCCGACCACGGGGTGGAGCGCGGCGTCGAGCAGGACTACCAGCGGGCGCTGCCGGTGGCGGACGCGCTGCGCGAGGAGGTGCTGCTGGCGTACGAGATGAACGGCGCTCCCCTGCTGCCGCAGCACGGCGCGCCGCTGCGGCTGATCGTGCCCGGCTGGTACGGCATGGCGCACGTCAAGTGGCTGCGCGACATCCGGGTGCTGACCGAGCCGTTCGACGGCTACCAGAACGCGGTGGCCTACCGGCTCCGGCAGGACGCCGACGACCCGGGCGTGCCGGTGACCCGGATCGAGCCCCGCGCCCTGGTCCGCCCGCCGGGCTTCCCGGACTTCATGTCACGGAAGCGGGTGCTGCGGCCGGGCCCGTGCACCGTGGACGGTCGGGCCTGGTCGGGGCACGCGCCGGTGACGGCCGTCGAGGTGACCTTCGACGGGGGTACGACGTGGGTGCCGGCGACCCTGGACGAGCCGACCGGTGGCGCGTGGGCGTGGCGGCGGTGGCAGGTGTCATGGCGGGCGACGCCGGGGCGGCACGTGCTGGGCGCCCGGGCGGTCGACGCCTCCGGGCGGACCCAGCCGGTCGAGCAGCCGTGGAACCGGGGCGGGTTCGCGAACAACCTGGTGCAGCGGGTCGAGGTGGTCGTGCTGGCGGAGTGA
- a CDS encoding DUF2469 domain-containing protein, whose amino-acid sequence MSAEDLEKYETEMELQLYREYRDIVRQFSYVVETERRFYLANQVDLHVRNSDGEVYFEVEMHDAWVWDMYRPARFVKNVRVMTFKDVNVEELEKPDISLPADSGFGS is encoded by the coding sequence ATGAGCGCGGAAGATCTCGAGAAGTACGAGACCGAGATGGAGCTGCAGCTCTACCGGGAGTACCGCGACATTGTCCGCCAGTTCTCCTACGTGGTGGAGACCGAGCGCCGCTTCTACCTGGCGAACCAGGTCGACCTGCACGTGCGCAACTCGGACGGCGAGGTCTACTTCGAGGTCGAGATGCACGACGCCTGGGTGTGGGACATGTACCGCCCCGCGCGGTTCGTCAAGAATGTCCGGGTAATGACGTTCAAGGACGTCAATGTGGAAGAGCTCGAAAAGCCCGACATCTCGCTTCCCGCAGACTCCGGATTCGGCAGCTGA
- a CDS encoding ribonuclease HII, which translates to MLTPPRTVVRRDGGLYALERALQRRGFRHVAGADEAGRGACAGPLVAAAAVLPEGRRGEIDELADSKLLTPAARERVYDEVVARALAYAVVVIPADEVDARGLHVCNLAAMRRALASLTTRPEYVLTDGFGVDGLDVPGLAVWKGDRVAACVAAASVLAKVTRDRIMVELDERYPGYGFAEHKGYITPEHSAALRERGPCREHRFSYVNVATVSGRDGRPPRSRRPAAGSPEEALFGVTEEAFTDGPDEPMERSGAPGGTVGVALGEQPRPPAPVGEDVVMEGGVR; encoded by the coding sequence GTGCTGACACCTCCGCGCACCGTGGTGCGCCGCGACGGTGGCCTCTACGCGCTGGAGCGGGCCCTGCAACGGCGCGGCTTCCGGCACGTGGCCGGCGCCGACGAGGCCGGCCGGGGCGCCTGCGCGGGGCCGCTGGTGGCCGCCGCCGCGGTGCTGCCCGAGGGGCGGCGCGGCGAGATCGACGAGCTGGCCGACTCCAAGCTGCTCACCCCGGCGGCCCGCGAGCGCGTCTACGACGAGGTGGTGGCGCGGGCCCTGGCGTACGCCGTGGTGGTCATCCCCGCCGACGAGGTCGACGCGCGGGGGCTGCACGTGTGCAACCTCGCCGCCATGCGCCGGGCGCTCGCCTCGCTGACCACCCGCCCCGAATACGTGCTGACCGACGGCTTCGGCGTGGACGGGCTGGACGTCCCCGGGCTGGCGGTCTGGAAGGGTGACCGGGTGGCCGCCTGTGTGGCGGCGGCAAGTGTGCTGGCCAAGGTCACCCGGGACCGGATCATGGTGGAGCTGGACGAGCGGTACCCGGGCTACGGCTTCGCCGAGCACAAGGGCTACATCACCCCGGAGCACAGCGCCGCGCTGCGCGAGCGGGGGCCCTGCCGGGAGCACCGCTTCTCGTACGTGAACGTGGCCACCGTCTCCGGACGGGACGGGCGGCCGCCCCGCTCGCGCCGGCCGGCCGCCGGCAGCCCCGAGGAGGCGCTCTTCGGCGTCACCGAGGAGGCGTTCACCGATGGCCCGGACGAGCCGATGGAGCGCTCCGGCGCGCCAGGGGGTACCGTCGGCGTGGCGTTGGGCGAGCAGCCGCGACCTCCGGCGCCGGTGGGGGAAGATGTGGTCATGGAAGGCGGAGTGCGATGA
- a CDS encoding NUDIX hydrolase: MTVYTPRRAARVLLVDASDRVLLFEGSDPARPGHRYWFTPGGGLDPGETPAAGAARELAEETGLRLAPAELGPPVWAETVEFPFDGVWYRQEQEFFLVRVPSWEVDTAGFNEIERATMHRHRWWAVDELAASDERYYPDDLPAVLARALGAGVAPAGDGGAAC; this comes from the coding sequence GTGACCGTCTACACCCCTCGTCGCGCGGCCCGGGTGCTGCTCGTCGACGCGTCCGACCGGGTGCTGCTGTTCGAGGGCAGTGATCCGGCCCGGCCGGGCCACCGCTACTGGTTCACCCCCGGCGGCGGCCTTGACCCGGGGGAGACCCCGGCCGCGGGCGCGGCCCGCGAGCTGGCCGAGGAGACCGGGCTGCGGCTCGCCCCGGCCGAGCTGGGCCCGCCGGTCTGGGCCGAGACGGTCGAGTTCCCGTTCGACGGGGTCTGGTACCGGCAGGAGCAGGAGTTCTTCCTGGTGCGGGTGCCGAGCTGGGAGGTCGACACGGCGGGCTTCAACGAGATCGAGCGGGCGACAATGCACCGGCACCGCTGGTGGGCGGTCGACGAGTTGGCCGCCAGCGACGAGCGCTACTACCCCGACGATCTTCCTGCCGTGCTTGCCCGGGCGCTCGGCGCCGGTGTGGCGCCGGCCGGAGACGGCGGTGCGGCGTGCTGA
- the lepB gene encoding signal peptidase I codes for MIDEQTEKPRSSFWKELPILLGVAILVAVLVRAFVLQTFFIPSPSMENTLKIDDRVLVNKLVYDFRSPHRGEVIVFKAPTEWSGNPEGEDFIKRVIGVGGDHVVCCDRTGGQERLIINGRAIDEPFIFPGNKPADQDFDITVPKGRLWVMGDHREASGDSLEHWQQSGEDITEATIPEDQVVGRAFTIFWPVGRASWLSVPEQFDGIPNP; via the coding sequence GTGATTGACGAGCAGACCGAGAAGCCGCGTAGCTCCTTCTGGAAGGAGCTGCCCATCCTCCTGGGCGTGGCGATCCTGGTCGCAGTGCTGGTTCGTGCCTTCGTGCTGCAGACCTTCTTCATCCCCTCCCCGTCCATGGAGAACACCCTCAAGATCGACGATCGGGTGCTGGTCAACAAGCTGGTGTACGACTTCCGCTCGCCGCACCGGGGCGAGGTGATCGTCTTCAAGGCGCCCACCGAGTGGAGCGGCAATCCGGAGGGCGAGGACTTCATCAAGCGGGTGATCGGTGTCGGTGGCGACCACGTCGTCTGCTGCGACCGCACCGGCGGCCAGGAACGGCTGATCATCAACGGCAGGGCGATCGACGAGCCGTTCATCTTCCCCGGCAACAAGCCCGCCGACCAGGACTTCGACATCACCGTGCCGAAGGGCCGGCTCTGGGTGATGGGCGACCACCGGGAGGCCTCCGGTGACTCGCTGGAGCACTGGCAGCAGTCCGGCGAGGACATCACCGAGGCCACCATCCCCGAGGACCAGGTGGTCGGGCGGGCCTTCACGATCTTCTGGCCGGTCGGCCGGGCGAGCTGGCTCAGCGTGCCGGAGCAGTTCGACGGCATCCCCAATCCCTGA
- the rplS gene encoding 50S ribosomal protein L19 has product MNILDALDAQSKRVDIPDFRAGDTVKVHARVVEGNRSRVQIFQGVVIRRQGDGLRETFSVRKVSFGVGVERTYPLNSPALDRIEVVTRGDVRRAKLYYLRELRGKKAKIKELREKQPAS; this is encoded by the coding sequence ATGAACATCCTGGACGCCCTTGACGCCCAGTCGAAGCGCGTTGACATCCCCGACTTCCGCGCCGGTGACACCGTGAAGGTGCACGCGCGGGTCGTCGAGGGTAACCGGTCCCGGGTCCAGATCTTCCAGGGCGTCGTCATCCGCCGCCAGGGTGACGGTCTGCGCGAGACCTTCTCGGTCCGCAAGGTCAGCTTCGGCGTGGGTGTGGAGCGCACCTACCCGCTGAACAGCCCGGCGCTCGACCGGATCGAGGTCGTGACCCGCGGCGACGTGCGGCGCGCCAAGCTCTACTACCTGCGCGAGCTGCGGGGCAAGAAGGCCAAGATCAAGGAGCTGCGCGAGAAGCAGCCGGCGAGCTGA
- the trmD gene encoding tRNA (guanosine(37)-N1)-methyltransferase TrmD: protein MRVDIVSIFPEYFAPLDLSLIGKARASGTLRLAVHDLRTWTHDVHRTVDDTPYGGGPGMVMRPEPWGEALDALAPHELSPDGHTLPRLLVPSPAGVPFTQAMAHELAAESHLLFACGRYEGIDQRVLDHAAGRMRVTEVSLGDYVLFGGEVAVLVILEAVTRLLPGVLGNAGSLEEESHAHGLLEAPMYTKPATWRGHEVPEVLRSGDHGRIARWRRDEALLRTATRRPDMIAALPPESLDKRDRAALDRGGFQPPAGDVAK from the coding sequence ATGCGCGTCGACATCGTGTCGATCTTCCCCGAGTACTTCGCCCCGTTGGACCTGTCGCTGATCGGCAAGGCCCGGGCGAGCGGCACGTTGCGGCTGGCCGTACACGATCTGCGGACCTGGACCCACGACGTGCACCGCACGGTCGACGACACCCCCTACGGCGGCGGTCCCGGCATGGTGATGCGGCCGGAGCCGTGGGGTGAGGCGCTCGACGCCCTGGCCCCCCACGAGCTGAGCCCGGACGGGCACACCCTGCCCCGGCTGCTCGTCCCCTCGCCGGCCGGCGTCCCGTTCACCCAGGCCATGGCGCACGAGCTGGCCGCCGAGTCGCACCTGCTCTTCGCCTGCGGCCGCTACGAGGGCATCGACCAGCGGGTGCTCGACCACGCGGCGGGCCGGATGCGGGTGACCGAGGTCTCCCTCGGCGACTACGTGCTCTTCGGTGGCGAGGTGGCCGTGCTGGTCATCCTGGAGGCGGTCACCCGGCTGCTGCCCGGGGTGCTCGGCAACGCCGGCTCGCTGGAGGAGGAGTCGCACGCCCACGGGCTGCTGGAAGCCCCCATGTACACGAAGCCGGCGACCTGGCGGGGGCACGAGGTGCCCGAGGTGCTGCGCTCCGGTGACCACGGCAGGATCGCCCGCTGGCGGCGCGACGAGGCGCTGCTGCGGACGGCGACCCGCCGCCCCGACATGATCGCCGCGCTGCCCCCGGAGAGCCTGGACAAGCGGGACCGGGCGGCGCTGGACCGGGGTGGATTTCAGCCGCCGGCGGGGGATGTGGCAAAGTAG
- the rimM gene encoding ribosome maturation factor RimM (Essential for efficient processing of 16S rRNA), with the protein MLLIVGRIGKPHGIRGEVTVEVRTDEPEARFAPGSVLVTDPGAVAPPAPGAYRVPEKLTIESARWHQGRLLVAFEGVLDRDVAEVLRGTLLGVDSADVAPPADPEEFLDHQLVGLAVVTPAGERLGEVARIDHAPASDLLVLRRPDGRTALIPFVKAIVPEVDVPGGRVVVELPGGLLDL; encoded by the coding sequence ATGCTTCTCATCGTCGGCCGGATCGGCAAGCCGCACGGCATCCGCGGTGAGGTCACCGTGGAGGTGCGGACCGATGAGCCCGAAGCACGTTTCGCGCCCGGGTCGGTGCTCGTCACCGACCCGGGCGCGGTCGCGCCTCCGGCGCCCGGGGCCTACCGGGTGCCGGAGAAGCTGACAATCGAGTCGGCGCGCTGGCACCAGGGGCGGCTGCTTGTCGCCTTCGAGGGCGTGCTGGACCGCGACGTGGCCGAGGTGCTGCGTGGCACCCTGCTCGGCGTGGACAGCGCCGACGTCGCTCCGCCGGCGGACCCGGAGGAGTTCCTCGACCACCAGCTGGTGGGTCTGGCCGTGGTGACCCCGGCTGGTGAGCGGCTGGGCGAGGTGGCCCGGATCGACCACGCCCCCGCGTCCGACCTGCTGGTGCTGCGGCGCCCCGACGGGCGGACCGCGCTCATCCCGTTCGTCAAGGCGATCGTGCCCGAGGTCGACGTCCCCGGCGGACGCGTGGTGGTGGAGCTGCCCGGCGGGCTGCTCGACCTCTGA
- a CDS encoding RNA-binding protein, whose amino-acid sequence MPSPASRPDMALRPALEHLVKGIVDHPDDVRVRMVDSRRGKRLEVRVHPEDLGTVIGRSGRTAKALRQVIGSIGGRGVRVDIVDSY is encoded by the coding sequence GTGCCGAGTCCGGCGAGCAGGCCTGACATGGCGCTGCGTCCCGCCCTGGAGCACCTGGTCAAGGGGATCGTCGACCACCCGGATGACGTCCGGGTGCGCATGGTCGACTCCCGTCGGGGCAAGCGGCTCGAGGTCCGCGTGCACCCGGAGGACCTCGGCACGGTGATCGGGCGGTCCGGCCGGACCGCCAAGGCGCTGCGCCAGGTGATCGGCTCCATCGGTGGGCGCGGGGTGCGCGTCGACATCGTCGACTCGTACTGA
- the rpsP gene encoding 30S ribosomal protein S16, whose protein sequence is MAVKIRLLRMGKIRNPQYRIVVADSRTKRDGRAIEFVGVYQPKEDPSVIEVKSERVQYWLSVGAQPSEAVQRLLELTGDWQKFKGLPAPPPLKVAPERADRKAAYEAEAKAAAGVAETPAPAKKAAKAQAPAAEAEAPKAEEQTGAESGEQA, encoded by the coding sequence GTGGCCGTAAAGATCCGGCTCCTGCGGATGGGCAAGATCCGCAACCCGCAGTACCGCATCGTCGTCGCCGACTCGCGCACCAAGCGTGACGGTCGCGCGATCGAGTTCGTCGGTGTGTACCAGCCGAAGGAGGACCCTTCGGTGATCGAGGTCAAGTCGGAGCGGGTCCAGTACTGGCTGTCGGTCGGCGCGCAGCCGAGCGAGGCCGTGCAGCGCCTGCTGGAGCTGACCGGTGACTGGCAGAAGTTCAAGGGCCTGCCGGCCCCGCCGCCGCTGAAGGTCGCCCCGGAGCGGGCCGACCGCAAGGCGGCGTACGAGGCCGAGGCGAAGGCCGCCGCCGGCGTGGCGGAGACCCCGGCGCCGGCCAAGAAGGCCGCCAAGGCGCAGGCCCCGGCCGCCGAGGCCGAGGCGCCGAAGGCCGAGGAGCAGACCGGTGCCGAGTCCGGCGAGCAGGCCTGA
- a CDS encoding DUF402 domain-containing protein, which yields MRFAPGRLIMHRNVRHGRLGWVRAARVVSDDDRGLLLWVARNSPVAHEVTAAGLGMRAVPFAEWITSSYRLDQGRWNGPPVLKFLPTGAAHSVWWFRDAHGRFQNWYVNLEEPGVRWDDGAVAGVDMVDQDLDVVVHPDLSWEWKDEDEFVERLAFPGHYWVTDEKAVRAEGERVIRIAEAGEFPFDGTWCDFTPPPEWDVPDELPPGWDRPPVR from the coding sequence GTGCGGTTCGCACCGGGCCGGCTGATCATGCACCGGAACGTGCGGCACGGCCGGCTCGGCTGGGTGCGGGCGGCCCGCGTGGTCTCCGACGACGACCGGGGCCTGCTGCTCTGGGTGGCCCGGAACAGCCCGGTCGCGCACGAGGTGACGGCGGCGGGTCTCGGCATGCGCGCGGTCCCCTTCGCCGAGTGGATCACCTCGTCCTACCGGCTCGACCAGGGGCGCTGGAACGGTCCGCCGGTGCTGAAGTTCCTGCCCACCGGCGCCGCCCACTCGGTCTGGTGGTTCCGGGACGCGCACGGTCGGTTCCAGAACTGGTACGTCAACCTGGAGGAGCCCGGCGTCCGCTGGGACGACGGCGCCGTGGCCGGGGTCGACATGGTCGACCAGGACCTCGACGTGGTGGTCCACCCGGACCTGAGCTGGGAGTGGAAGGACGAGGACGAGTTCGTCGAGCGCCTCGCCTTCCCCGGGCACTACTGGGTCACCGACGAGAAGGCGGTCCGGGCCGAGGGGGAGCGGGTGATCCGCATCGCCGAGGCCGGGGAGTTCCCCTTCGACGGCACCTGGTGCGACTTCACCCCGCCCCCCGAATGGGACGTACCGGACGAGCTGCCGCCCGGCTGGGACCGCCCGCCGGTGCGCTGA
- the proS gene encoding proline--tRNA ligase encodes MARVLTPRAEDFPRWYQDLIAKAKLADNGPVRGTMVIRPAGYAIWERMQAEMDARIKAAGAENAYFPLFIPESYLKREAEHVEGFSPELAVVTHGGGKQLAEPVVVRPTSETVIGEFMAKWIDSYRDLPLLLNQWANVVRWELRPRIFLRTSEFLWQEGHTAHATREDARAYARRILHEAYEDLMVNVLGIPVVVGLKTARERFAGATATYTCEGMMGDGKALQLGTSHELGQNFAKAFDISYSSAEGGREHAWTTSWGTSTRMLGGLIMCHGDDNGLRVPPKLAPVQAYVMIVKDGEGVGEAAAKLRDALRDAGVRVALDDRTDTAFGRRAVDAELRGYPVRVEVGPRDLAAGNAVVVRRTDGSKAPVAVADVVGAVLAALEADQQALHDQALAFRQSRTVEVGTLAEAIEAAATGWAKVPWSAVGVQGEAEANGQGVTVRCLLRADGSVPDSEDEPDLVAVLARAY; translated from the coding sequence ATGGCACGCGTGCTCACTCCCCGTGCGGAGGACTTTCCCCGCTGGTACCAGGACCTGATCGCCAAGGCGAAGCTGGCCGACAACGGCCCGGTGCGGGGCACCATGGTCATCCGACCGGCGGGCTACGCCATCTGGGAGCGGATGCAGGCCGAGATGGACGCCCGGATCAAGGCGGCCGGCGCGGAGAACGCCTACTTCCCGCTGTTCATCCCGGAGAGCTACCTCAAGCGCGAGGCCGAGCACGTCGAGGGCTTCTCGCCGGAGCTGGCCGTGGTCACCCACGGCGGTGGCAAGCAGCTCGCCGAGCCGGTGGTGGTGCGCCCCACCAGCGAGACGGTGATCGGCGAGTTCATGGCCAAGTGGATCGACTCCTACCGGGACCTGCCGCTGCTGCTCAACCAGTGGGCGAACGTGGTCCGCTGGGAGCTGCGCCCCCGGATCTTCCTGCGCACCAGCGAGTTCCTGTGGCAGGAGGGGCACACCGCGCACGCGACCCGCGAGGACGCCCGGGCGTACGCCCGCCGGATCCTGCACGAGGCGTACGAGGACCTGATGGTCAACGTGCTCGGCATCCCGGTGGTGGTGGGCCTCAAGACGGCCCGCGAGCGCTTCGCCGGCGCGACGGCCACCTACACCTGCGAAGGCATGATGGGCGACGGCAAGGCGCTCCAGCTGGGCACCAGCCACGAGCTGGGCCAGAACTTCGCCAAGGCGTTCGACATCAGCTACTCCTCGGCCGAGGGCGGCCGGGAGCACGCGTGGACCACCTCCTGGGGCACGTCGACCCGGATGCTCGGTGGCCTGATCATGTGCCACGGCGACGACAACGGGCTGCGGGTGCCGCCGAAGCTGGCGCCCGTCCAGGCGTACGTGATGATCGTCAAGGACGGCGAGGGCGTGGGCGAGGCGGCGGCCAAGCTGCGCGACGCGCTGCGCGACGCCGGGGTCCGGGTCGCGCTGGACGACCGGACCGACACTGCGTTCGGCCGCCGCGCCGTCGACGCCGAGCTGCGCGGCTACCCGGTGCGCGTCGAGGTCGGCCCCCGCGACCTGGCCGCCGGCAACGCGGTCGTGGTCCGGCGTACGGACGGCTCGAAGGCGCCGGTCGCGGTCGCCGACGTGGTGGGCGCGGTGCTCGCCGCGCTGGAGGCGGACCAGCAGGCGCTGCACGACCAGGCGCTGGCGTTCCGGCAGTCCCGCACCGTCGAGGTCGGCACGCTGGCCGAGGCCATCGAGGCGGCCGCGACGGGCTGGGCGAAGGTGCCGTGGTCGGCGGTCGGCGTCCAGGGCGAGGCAGAGGCGAACGGCCAGGGCGTCACCGTCCGGTGCCTGCTGCGGGCCGACGGCTCGGTGCCGGACTCCGAGGACGAGCCCGACCTCGTCGCCGTCCTGGCCCGCGCCTACTGA
- a CDS encoding TetR family transcriptional regulator: MRDAIVDAARAQAIAAGWDGVRMGGVAQAAGVSRQTVYNEFGSKAGLAEALARREVDRFVGEVRAALAAHGPDVRAAAYAAIRHTLAAAADNPLVKAILTSARGGSDELLPYLTTRSELVLAESSAALLEWAGHHLPEGDPAALAFAADTIVRLVVSHIVLPRTPVDETADKLATLALHLFQTAATRPAG, translated from the coding sequence CTGCGGGACGCGATCGTGGACGCCGCCCGCGCGCAGGCGATCGCCGCCGGCTGGGACGGCGTGCGGATGGGCGGGGTGGCGCAGGCCGCCGGGGTGAGCCGGCAGACCGTCTACAACGAGTTCGGCAGCAAGGCCGGCCTGGCCGAGGCGCTCGCCCGACGCGAGGTGGACCGGTTCGTCGGCGAGGTCCGCGCGGCCCTGGCCGCGCACGGCCCCGACGTGCGGGCGGCGGCGTACGCGGCCATCCGCCACACCCTCGCCGCGGCCGCGGACAACCCCCTGGTCAAGGCGATCCTGACCAGCGCCCGCGGCGGTTCCGACGAGCTGCTGCCCTACCTGACCACCCGGTCGGAGCTGGTGCTCGCCGAGTCGTCCGCGGCCCTGCTCGAATGGGCCGGCCACCACCTGCCCGAGGGCGACCCGGCGGCACTGGCGTTCGCCGCCGACACCATCGTCCGCCTGGTGGTCAGCCACATCGTGCTCCCCCGGACCCCGGTGGACGAGACCGCCGACAAACTCGCCACCCTGGCCCTGCACCTGTTCCAGACCGCCGCCACCCGACCAGCGGGTTGA
- a CDS encoding amidohydrolase family protein, with protein MALHVRGVLLPDDEVRDIWLVDDRVTFEPVPGAETVVDGGFVLPGLTDAHCHIGIARGGAPITSLDQARELARTDRDAGVLAIRDAGSPYPYPELDDEPDLPRLARAGRHVAPPKRYLRDIGVEVGAAEVAATVAAQAAAGNGWVKLVGDWIDRGVGDLAPAWDADTLTAAVAAAHAAGARAAVHTFSESAVEIMVRAGVDSVEHGTGLSLDLIDLMARQGTALVPTMINIRTFGHIADQARAKFPGYADHMLALRDRFPGVVRAAHEAGVPIYVGTDAGGGIDHGLAAEEMLLLHEQAGMSADDVLAAASWRAREWLGFPGLVEGGLADLTVYPEDPRVDLRVVRTPSRIIVRGRVLR; from the coding sequence ATGGCTCTGCATGTGCGCGGTGTGCTCCTGCCGGACGACGAGGTCCGGGACATCTGGCTCGTCGACGACCGGGTCACCTTCGAACCGGTGCCCGGCGCCGAGACGGTCGTGGACGGCGGCTTCGTCCTGCCCGGCCTGACCGACGCCCACTGCCACATCGGCATCGCCCGCGGCGGCGCCCCGATCACCTCCCTCGACCAGGCCCGCGAGCTGGCCCGCACCGACCGGGACGCCGGGGTGCTGGCCATCCGCGACGCCGGCTCGCCGTACCCGTACCCGGAACTCGACGACGAGCCGGACCTGCCGCGACTGGCCCGCGCAGGCCGGCACGTCGCGCCGCCCAAGCGCTACCTGCGCGACATCGGGGTGGAGGTCGGCGCGGCGGAGGTGGCCGCGACGGTCGCCGCGCAGGCCGCCGCCGGCAACGGCTGGGTCAAGCTGGTCGGCGACTGGATCGACCGCGGGGTGGGCGACCTCGCACCGGCCTGGGACGCCGACACCCTGACCGCGGCGGTCGCCGCCGCGCACGCCGCCGGGGCCCGCGCGGCCGTGCACACCTTCTCCGAGTCGGCCGTGGAGATCATGGTGCGGGCGGGGGTGGACTCGGTGGAGCACGGCACCGGGCTGAGCCTCGACCTCATCGACCTGATGGCCCGGCAGGGCACCGCGCTGGTGCCCACCATGATCAACATCCGGACCTTCGGCCACATCGCCGACCAGGCCCGCGCGAAGTTCCCCGGGTACGCCGACCACATGCTCGCCCTGCGCGACCGCTTCCCCGGGGTGGTCCGCGCCGCGCACGAGGCGGGGGTGCCGATCTACGTGGGCACCGACGCGGGCGGCGGCATCGACCACGGGCTGGCCGCCGAGGAGATGCTGCTCCTGCACGAGCAGGCCGGCATGTCCGCCGACGACGTGCTCGCGGCCGCCTCCTGGCGGGCCCGGGAGTGGCTCGGCTTCCCCGGCCTGGTCGAGGGCGGCCTCGCCGACCTGACCGTCTACCCCGAGGACCCCCGCGTGGACCTGCGCGTGGTCCGCACCCCGTCCCGCATCATCGTGCGCGGGCGGGTCCTGCGCTGA